GATCCAACTGATCGGCAAGGGAAAAGCTATGGAGCTGCTGATGACTGCTGATATGATCAATGCTGATCAAGCATTGAGATTGGGTTTGGTAAACCACGTGGTGGCTGCGGATGAACTTTTAGCCAAATCGACAGAAATCCTGTTGAAAATTGCCACGAAAGCACCTGTTGCGATTGCAAAAGTGATTGAATGTGGAAACGCCTACTTTACAGATGGTGTTAACGGATTGGAATTCGAAATAGACCGATTTGTTGAATGCTGCACCACAGAAGACTTTGCAGAAGGAGCTGCTGCTTTCGTAGAAAAAAGGAAAGCGGCCTTCAAAGGCCGCTGATCAGCGTGAGAAATAGACAATAATATTCAGGATAACCAAAATGATGGCCAAGGCTATCATGATGTTGTTCCTGATCTTCTCTCTCTGTTTATGTTTATGCCAACTATCCACTTTGCTTCCTTGCCGCTAAACTAATCATTATTAGACTTCGAAAGGGCCTTGAAGCACCCCGAAATCGTATCCTTTTCCTTTAAGTCCTAAGATAATTTCATTCAGCGATCCCTGAAGGTTTTTCATCGCCTTTTTACTGTCATGCATCACAATAATGCTGCCGCTTCTAACATTTTTCAACACATTGTGAATAACTGTCTGTTCATCGATCTTTTGATCAAAATCTCCCGAAATCACATCCCAAAAGACAATTTTCTCGGTGTCTTTTAAAGCTTTGTATTGAGATAGCGTGAGCTTTCCGTACGGTGGACGAAAAAGCACAGAGGAGAACACCCGCTTACCTTCGAAAGCATTCTGCTTGTACTGTTCGGTTGGAGTGGTCCATCCATTGAGGTGGTCCATTCCATGATTTCCGATCGCGTGTCCTTGTTCTCTCATTTTCTGCACCAATTCTGGGTGCTGATCTGCATTCTTTCCAAGTATGAAAAACGTAGCTTTCACTCCGTGCGTTTCTAAGACGTCTAGCACAAACGGAGTTGCTTCCTGTTCAGGTCCATCATCAAACGTGAGATAAACCTTGTTCCCGCAGTTCTTTACCCTAAATACAGCTTCTTTAAAAAGCCATCTGTAAACCTTTGGCGGACGAATCAGATACACTCGGCCACCAATATTTATTTGCTCGAAAGCGGTGATTGAATGTATTTAGATTCAATTTCGTCAAATCGCGCCTCAATGGTCTTCAGCAACTCGTCCTGCTTGTGGATTCGCGCCAAGATCAACAACTTCTGAAGTACAGACATTGCAATTTCCGGTTCGTTACCCAAACGCGCCACTTGACTACGGTCGAGTCGTGTGTAATACTCAATCTCTTGAGCGTACACATCCATGAGCTTTAAAGCAATGTCGTTCGCTTTTTCGAACTCTCCGAGCTTGTAATATCCTTCGGCCAAACCTGCCGCAGAGAAATTAAGAAGGATGGATTCGTGTGGAATTGCTTCCATACAGCGATCAAGCGTTTTCAAGGCTTCTTCCTTCTTTCCATCTTCAATCAGGCTATTGGCAAGTCGTGCGTACATGCTTCTGTAGTTCAAACTCATTCGCTCAGTTTCTGTACCATGATAAACCTGTGGTTTATCCATGTTGCCCCATTTGAATTTGTTGACCATGTTTTCGTACATCGCCACATTATTCACTTCTCCTGTCTGCCCATCTTTATTAGCTCGTTCTATTGGAACCAATCGGTAGGCCAAACCTTCAATTTGGAAATATTTCTCTAAGCCTAAATAGTTGTCTCCTCCAACAGTAACAGCGAAATAAATTGGGCGCTCCCAGTTAGTGTTTGCGAGAATATCCAACACCATCAGGTGATTACGTGTAATTGATGAGCCCTTGATTTTCCAGACCATCTCTTTCACAATTCGGTCTGCTTGATCAGGTCTCACGGTTCCTGTACTCATCACTTTGGCAGAATCAACCGTGATTTTCAAGTTGCCAGTTGGCATGTAATTGAAATCGCCAACACGCGTTTGAAGCATGTACTGCTTATCATCCTGTGCCACAAAATCCAATACTTCCTTTAACTCTACGTTGCCTGGAATTTTTCTGTCGTAGATCGGAATCTGAAGCCGTTTTTCTCCCAACAGATCTTCTTCGCTGAACGTGAACGGAATTGGAGCAGCGTCATAAGCTGCTCTTCTCAATTGGTCGATGTACCAGTTGGTGTTGAAGAGGCTCAGGTTTACTACGCGGATGTCTGTTCTTACACCTTCCACCTCTTGGGCATACCACAATGGGAATGTGTCGTTATCGCCATTTGTAAAGAGTATAGCGTTAGGAGCGCATGTCTCCAAGTAATTGACTGCAATATCGCGTGCCGCGTAACGGTCAGAACGATCGTGATCATCCCATCCATCTTTTGCCATTACGTAAGGCGCAGACAAACTAAGAACCGTGGCCACTCCAGCGGCAACAACTTTCGGGGCTTTCTCTTTAAGCGCATCGTAAATAGCCGCTACTCCCAAGCCGATCCACATGGCGAAAGCATAGAACGAACCTACATAAGCGTAATCTCGCTCTCTTGGTTGAATTGGATATTGGTTCAGGTACACAACAATGGCCAAGCCTGTCATGAGGAACATGAGACCAACCAGCCATGCACTTTCCTTATCTCTATAATATTGAAACACAAATCCGATCAATCCCAGAATAAGTGGCAACATATAAAACTTGTTGTGCGCCTTATTTGAGGTGATAGAAATTGGAAGATTGTCCTGCGGTCCAAGACGCATTTCATCAATAAATGGAATTCCAGAAATCCAGTTTCCATGATTGATCTCTCCGTGACCTTGAACATCATTCTGCCTTCCTGCAAAATTCCACATCAGATATCGTAGGTACATATGTCCGATCTGATACTTGAAGAAGAAGGCCAAATTCTGTCCCAACGTTGGTTTCACGTCTCCGCCTTTAGCGCCTGTCCAGCTTTTGTATTCTTCGATATGGTGTGCTTGATTGCTGTACATACGAGGAAACAATCCGCTCATTTTAGGGTCATATTCAGCGATGGACTTTCGGCCAGAAACCTCGTACGATTCCTTTGCCTGATAGTAAACCTTATCGCCATCTTCTTTTCCTACATATTCTGCATTGAAATATGGTCCGTAAAAAAGTGGGCGATCTCCGTATTGTTCTCGATTTAGATATGATTGCAGTGCAAAAACGTTGTCTGGGTTACTCTCATCCATTGGCGGATTCGCCATAGATCGAATTACCGTTAGCGTGTATGCTGAATATCCAACCAGCAACATCATCATGCTCAGAATAACCGTGTTTGCGGTTACCATCTTCTGCTTTTTGGTGTAATACAATCCGAAAACGATTGCGGCACCTAATAATATCAGGTAGAAGAACAAACCAGAATTGAATGGCAGTTTCATGGAATTGACGAACAGCAGTTCGAACCATGAAGCCACTTTCACCACATAAGGAATGATGCCATATTGAACGAACACCAAGATGGCCAACGAGGCAACGCCTGCACCAAGGAAACCGATCGTAGTTGGCTTGAATCGCTTGAAGTAATAAACGAAAGTGATGGCCGGAATGGCAAGCAGGTTCAGCAAGTGAACTCCGATTGACATACCAAAAAGCAACGCAATAAGTACAATGTAACGGTCGGCATGCGGTTCGTCTGCCACGGATTCCCATTTAAGAATGACCCAAAAAACCAGCGCTGTAAACATGGAAGAAAGCGCATAAACCTCGCCTTCAACAGCCGAGAACCAGAATGAATCAGAAAACGTGAAGGCCAGAGCACCAACAGCACCGCTTCCCATTACGGCCAAGATCTTGGCGAAATCGTTCTCATCTCCATCCTTTCCGATTACCAATTTCTTGGCAAAATGGGTAATAGACCAGAACAGAAATAAAATAGTGAAAGCACTGGCAAGAGCAGACATTGTGTTTACCCATTTGGCCACTTGCGTTACATCATCTCCAGCAAAAATGGCGAAGAATCGTGCTAACATCTGAAACATTGGTGCTCCAGGTTCGTGACCAACCATTAACTTATAAGAGGCGGAAATATATTCTCCGCAATCCCACCAACTTGCTGTTGGCTCAATCGTAGAAACGTAAACGAATGATGCCACAAAAAACACCAACCAACCCGTAAGGTTGTTCATCAATCTGTACTTGCTCATAAAGGCTTTGTTTAAGCGATGCCGAATTTAGGAATATTAGCCACAAGAGACGGAGAAGCACTTGCAAAAGTTGTTTGTGTCGATGTTAAACTTTCTTATTTTTGCCGCCCAAATTGACCCATGGTGTAACTGGCAACACGTCTGGTTTTGGTCCAGAAGAGTCTAGGTTCGAGCCCTAGTGGGTCAACAGAAGCAAAAAAGCACCTCCCAATGGAGGTGCTTTTTTTGTGTTGAGCATATGAGTACTGACTACTTTTACAATCCATGAAAAACATCCGCAACTTTTGCATCATTGCCCATATTGACCACGGGAAAAGCACGCTGGCCGACCGTCTTTTGCAAGTGACAGGTACTGTTTCTGACCGCGAAGCACAGGCACAAGTATTGGATGACATGGACTTGGAGCGCGAGCGTGGCATTACCATAAAGAGCCATGCAATTCAAATGAACTATCGTTTGAACGGTGAGGATTACATCTTGAACCTGATTGACACTCCCGGACACGTGGATTTCTCGTACGAAGTTTCGCGCGCTATTGCAGCTTGCGAAGGAGCGCTTCTTATTGTAGATGCTGCCCAGGGAATCCAAGCACAGACCATTTCCAATCTTTATTTAGCGTTGGAACATGATCTAGAGATTATTCCTGTGTTGAACAAGATTGACCTTGACAGCGCCAATCCGGAAGAGGTGAAGGATCAGATCGTTGAGCTTTTAGGCTGCGACCGAGGAGATATTCTTGCGGCCAGCGGAAAAACAGGCGTGGGTATTCCAGAAATGTTGGAAGCAATTGTTGATCGGGTTCCAGCACCAAAGGGAGACCCTGAGGCTCCATTACAAGCGTTGATCTTTGATTCTGTTTTCAATCCGTTCCGAGGTATCATCGCCTATTTCCGTGTGATGAATGGAAGCATTCGCAAGGGAGAACAGGTGAAATTTGTGGCAACGGGCAAACAATATGGCGCTGAAGAGATCGGCATTTTGAAATTGAAGCCATCGCCACAATCACAGGTTTTTGCCGGAAACGTTGGCTACATTATTTCGGGCATCAAAACAGCCAAAGAGGTGAAAGTGGGTGATACGATCACTTCTGTGGATCGTCCTTGTGCTGAAGCTATTCAAGGCTTTGAGAATGTGAAACCGATGGTTTTTGCAGGTATCTACCCAGTTGACACAGAAGATTACGAGGAGTTACGCACCAGTATGGACAAACTCCAGCTGAACGATGCATCATTGACATACGAGCCGGAAAGTTCTGCGGCACTTGGTTTCGGCTTCCGTTGTGGTTTCTTGGGAATGCTTCACATGGAGATCATCCAAGAGCGCTTGGAGCGTGAGTTCGACATGACGGTGATCACTACCGTTCCTAACGTTTCATACATCGCCCACACCAAGAAGGGCGAAAAGTTGATCATCAACAACCCATCTGACCTTCCGGAACCCAACTACATCGATGTGGTGGAAGAGCCTTACATCGCTGCGCAGATCATCACTAAATCTGAATACGTTGGGGTGATCATGACGCTTTGCATTGACAAACGCGGCATTCTGAAGAACCAGATCTATTTGACCAGCGACCGAGTGGAACTTCAATTTGAGCTTCCGCTAGGCGAAATCGTGTTCGATTTTTACGATAAATTGAAATCCATTTCGCGTGGATATGCTTCTTTCGATTATCAACCTCTTGATTACAAGCCAAGTCGGTTAGTGAAATTGGATATCCTGCTTAACGGAGATCAGGTTGATGCGCTATCAGCCCTTATTCACATGGATAATGCGCACACCTTGGGGAAAAAGATATGCGCCAAATTGCGCGAATTGATTCCGAGACAGCAGTTTGATATTGCTATTCAAGCAGCTATTGGTGCCAAGATCATTTCGAGAGAAACGGTAAAAGCGATGCGAAAGGACGTTACCGCCAAATGCTACGGTGGCGACATCTCGCGTAAGCGAAAACTCTTGGAAAAGCAGAAAAAAGGGAAGAAACGTATGCGCCAAGTAGGAAACGTAGAAGTTCCTCAGTCTGCGTTTATGGCTGTTCTTAAACTGGATTGATCAGTCTTTGAGAGTAATCACCTCATAGGTCACATCATCCACATAGACTTTTCCTGAGTTCGATAAGTAGGGATAAACGATCCATTGGTCTGTAGTGTCAGCTGCTTCTCTGAGGTCGGCTATGTGTTTCACTTCCATCCACTCTGCGGGCTTTGAAACGTACTGCCCGATACCAATGTAATCGTGGCCGTAATCTGTCGAATCGTTGCGGTAAGAATAGGCAATGGTCAAATTCGGAAATGCCTCTTCAGACCAAACCTGAGCAGTGATCAGCAACTTCTTGTTCCCACTGGAACCAAGGGCCGCTACAGGAACCCCTAAAGTAGATCCGAAGGGGGCGTCACCCGTCAGTTTCGTGCTTTTTGTTCCTGCAAAGGCCATTTCTGTGTTGACTCCTTGCGTGCCCCAATTATCGTTTTCTTCGAATCCTGAATGGAAATCAACCCTGCTTAATACAGATTCATCATTGGGTATTTCCAGCACTTTCTCCTGACGGTAGAAAATGCCATCATATTCTCTTCCAGTCTGCATAAAAACCTGCCAATACCTATCCTTATCCATTCCATCCCAATGAAGAATGAACTTTTGATATTGATAGCTCTGAACCAAATTGACTGAGACGAAAAGCAGGCAGAACGTTATCACGATTCCTTTTGCCAAACGGCCACTATTTTGAATGAGAAATGCCAATCCGAAGATGAAAAATGGCAAGTACTCGATGAGAGCGCGCATGCCAAAACTGCCGCCATAGTACCAATTCCACCAACAGGAGATCACGTAAATGCTGATGGCGAGAAATGCCCAAAGCCAACTAGCTTCTTTCGGTCTTTTGAATAGGTACAAAACAAGGCCGATGGCGCCCAGAAATGCCACTGGCGAATACACAAAAAAGCCTTTTTTAAAGCTGAAAAGCACATTCAATATTTCGGGAGAAAGGAAGTTGAATCCCTCGCCTTGGTACGACCAAACAAGTGGTTTTCCTACTTGCAACACGTACATCAGCGATTGAAGAGAAAGAATACCGACAACCACGATCATGGCGAAAATCATCTTGCTGCCGAAAGCTTGTATCAGGCGCGTTCTTATCGGTTCTATTCCACCAGCAATGAATGGAACGCTCAATAGCACAAGTCCATTCGCTGGGCGAACAAGTACAATCAGGGCGAAAATGGCTGCAGACGCAATCCAATATTTTTGACTGCCAACCTGTATGAATTGCTGAACCGTGTACAGAAAAGCACAGAAAAGCGCGAAGCTGTACGCGTGAGACATGGCCGGTTCGGAAATGGCATAGTGAAACAGTCCCGTGGCGAACAGGCAGCAGACAACCGCAAAAAGTGCTGTTTTCCGTTCAATTCCCTTTGCCTCAAGAAACTTGGAAAGAAAGTACATGCCCACGCCTGAATAGAACAGCGCGCTGAGCATTATGCCATATTGAAATGGAGATGAATAGCCATCCACAGGAAACCCAAATAAAAATGCTGCGCCACATGAAAGTAAAAAGAATGGTAGCGTGAGAATGGCCGTTCCTGCGTAGTATTTATTGATTCTTCCGAGGTCAGAAACCACGGTAAAATCGGCACCTCCACCATCAAAATAAACATCGGCATAAGAGTGGATGACCTGATCCCAGTTGAACGAATGTTCGAGGAAAATGGCTACCAGATATCCGTAGTATCCCTGAGCGTCCGCATGGATGAGGCCATACATCGCTTCGTTATCGAAAATACCAGAAAGAGCCAGAACAAAGGCTAAAACAAGGCTTGCTGAAATCACCGCAACCCTCATCGTGCTTGTATAAAAGTGATTTCAAAGTCGTCTATATAAACCTGAGCCCCATCCGATTTCATAGGATAAACCACAACCTTATCTGAAGAGTCTCTTGGTGCGCCACATTTAAAAACAGCCGTGACCCAGCTCCATTCATTTCTGCCATTGAACTGCGGTCGAAGTGGATATTTTTTCCAAACGTAACTGCTTCCAGTACTATCGTCTATGGCGCAGACAAACGAAAGATCGGTTGTTCTGGAATCTGAACGAACCCAGCCGCTTACTCGAATTAAGTTGAAAGGAACGGCTACTTCAGAAACAGGTTTGCGAAAAGTAATTCCGTACTGGTCTTCTGGCAACATGAGCGCTGAATGTGCTCCAGTGTAAAATGCTTCGTTGGTAATTTGCTGTTCGTTACCCCAACCGAATGGTTCTTCTAATCCGTGTTTGATCACCAAGCTATCGAGACCCAAATAGCTGTCCTCTCCAGGATAACCTGAGTAATACCAAGCAAGATCATTTCCAGTGCGCATGAACAGGCTCCAGAATTTCACCTTCGACATGTTATCAAAAGGAATAATGTTGTGAACGTACTGATAGGTTTGCACTAGCTGCATGGGAACCAATGCGACTGCTGCGATCGTTAAAAGCCATGGTTTCAAAAATCCCAAACCGTATTGCAGCGCAGCCGCCAAACCAATGGCA
The nucleotide sequence above comes from Flavobacteriales bacterium. Encoded proteins:
- a CDS encoding polysaccharide deacetylase family protein, coding for MRPPKVYRWLFKEAVFRVKNCGNKVYLTFDDGPEQEATPFVLDVLETHGVKATFFILGKNADQHPELVQKMREQGHAIGNHGMDHLNGWTTPTEQYKQNAFEGKRVFSSVLFRPPYGKLTLSQYKALKDTEKIVFWDVISGDFDQKIDEQTVIHNVLKNVRSGSIIVMHDSKKAMKNLQGSLNEIILGLKGKGYDFGVLQGPFEV
- a CDS encoding DUF2723 domain-containing protein, with amino-acid sequence MSKYRLMNNLTGWLVFFVASFVYVSTIEPTASWWDCGEYISASYKLMVGHEPGAPMFQMLARFFAIFAGDDVTQVAKWVNTMSALASAFTILFLFWSITHFAKKLVIGKDGDENDFAKILAVMGSGAVGALAFTFSDSFWFSAVEGEVYALSSMFTALVFWVILKWESVADEPHADRYIVLIALLFGMSIGVHLLNLLAIPAITFVYYFKRFKPTTIGFLGAGVASLAILVFVQYGIIPYVVKVASWFELLFVNSMKLPFNSGLFFYLILLGAAIVFGLYYTKKQKMVTANTVILSMMMLLVGYSAYTLTVIRSMANPPMDESNPDNVFALQSYLNREQYGDRPLFYGPYFNAEYVGKEDGDKVYYQAKESYEVSGRKSIAEYDPKMSGLFPRMYSNQAHHIEEYKSWTGAKGGDVKPTLGQNLAFFFKYQIGHMYLRYLMWNFAGRQNDVQGHGEINHGNWISGIPFIDEMRLGPQDNLPISITSNKAHNKFYMLPLILGLIGFVFQYYRDKESAWLVGLMFLMTGLAIVVYLNQYPIQPRERDYAYVGSFYAFAMWIGLGVAAIYDALKEKAPKVVAAGVATVLSLSAPYVMAKDGWDDHDRSDRYAARDIAVNYLETCAPNAILFTNGDNDTFPLWYAQEVEGVRTDIRVVNLSLFNTNWYIDQLRRAAYDAAPIPFTFSEEDLLGEKRLQIPIYDRKIPGNVELKEVLDFVAQDDKQYMLQTRVGDFNYMPTGNLKITVDSAKVMSTGTVRPDQADRIVKEMVWKIKGSSITRNHLMVLDILANTNWERPIYFAVTVGGDNYLGLEKYFQIEGLAYRLVPIERANKDGQTGEVNNVAMYENMVNKFKWGNMDKPQVYHGTETERMSLNYRSMYARLANSLIEDGKKEEALKTLDRCMEAIPHESILLNFSAAGLAEGYYKLGEFEKANDIALKLMDVYAQEIEYYTRLDRSQVARLGNEPEIAMSVLQKLLILARIHKQDELLKTIEARFDEIESKYIQSPLSSK
- the lepA gene encoding translation elongation factor 4 gives rise to the protein MKNIRNFCIIAHIDHGKSTLADRLLQVTGTVSDREAQAQVLDDMDLERERGITIKSHAIQMNYRLNGEDYILNLIDTPGHVDFSYEVSRAIAACEGALLIVDAAQGIQAQTISNLYLALEHDLEIIPVLNKIDLDSANPEEVKDQIVELLGCDRGDILAASGKTGVGIPEMLEAIVDRVPAPKGDPEAPLQALIFDSVFNPFRGIIAYFRVMNGSIRKGEQVKFVATGKQYGAEEIGILKLKPSPQSQVFAGNVGYIISGIKTAKEVKVGDTITSVDRPCAEAIQGFENVKPMVFAGIYPVDTEDYEELRTSMDKLQLNDASLTYEPESSAALGFGFRCGFLGMLHMEIIQERLEREFDMTVITTVPNVSYIAHTKKGEKLIINNPSDLPEPNYIDVVEEPYIAAQIITKSEYVGVIMTLCIDKRGILKNQIYLTSDRVELQFELPLGEIVFDFYDKLKSISRGYASFDYQPLDYKPSRLVKLDILLNGDQVDALSALIHMDNAHTLGKKICAKLRELIPRQQFDIAIQAAIGAKIISRETVKAMRKDVTAKCYGGDISRKRKLLEKQKKGKKRMRQVGNVEVPQSAFMAVLKLD